The DNA segment GTAGGGAGAGAGGAGGCCAAGTCCTGAGGAGCACCAACATTTATTtacaggagggaagaggggcagaggggactgagaaggagccacccaggggcaggaggaagccAGGAGAGTTGAGGGCACAGAGAATTTCCAGAAGGAAAGTgcctaagagtcagatgctattGAGGAGAGTAAGATGGGGACTAAGAAGAAACCAAGAGATTTAACAACCAAGAAGCCTTGAGCACTAACCTCCGGGGAAATCCCCTTGTCTGCCACCTCCCCTCTCCAGGACCAAGAAAGGCCCACTGTGCTGtcttcccacccagcccccactccaGCTTGTAGGCATCAGGGTCTCAGCTGGGGCCCAGGAGGACAAAGAAAGACTATTTCACCTTCCTGAGTGCCTGCTGTGCGCTAGGTCCTTGTCTTATCACACTTGCCTCTGATAAGAGTCCTGAGGGGCTGGTGTCACTCCTCCCCTCATACTCTGAGGGGAGTAGCTGGGTAAATCATGATTGGCTTCTAGTcctttcttctttggagagaCCTGAGCcgtgggaggggaagggatcaACCCTGGGTTACCCAGCTGACCAGTCCTGTGTGTGGTCAAGGCTGGGTGCCAGATCTCCTGACACTCATGCTGGATCTTGCCCTTTCCCAGGTCAGATCACCAGAAGTGGGAGGGCTGGATAGGAAGGAAAAGTGGGATGCCAGGGTGCCCCGTGAAGGCAAACCATACAGAGATGAGCCTCAGTTCCATAACCCCTGAGTTCCAAAACGTGCATATAGAGTCACTCTCACTGCACTTGTGCCCCTTTTGGGTAGCAAGATGAGGGGGCAGGctctcctctgtgccaggcctcAGGATGGGCACTGgcgaggcagaggcagaggaaacaTCTGTGCCCTGTAGGGCTTTCATGCCAACCTGGAGACAGATCAGGAAATGTTCTTCATGCTAAAGGAGAAGCACAGGAGCATGTGCTGAACACATGGCTGTGTGTGCAACTGTGTATCCAGTGGAGTGTGGGGATGTGATGCTGAGTGTGTAGGAGTGCACTGGAGTGGATCAGTCATTGACCTCTGTCCTCCCATCTCCACAGGAGCCATCCCTGGACCCCAAGCCCATCCTGGAGCTGCCCCTGGAGACACTGGTCCAGAAGCTGCAGGATGAAGAACTCAGTGTGGAGAGCGTCCTGTGTAGCTACTTAGAGGAGGTGGGGGTCTGGgtcaggagtggggtgggggctagCACCTGTTGTTGTCCTACTCAGAGGAGGTGGATGTCCGGTGTAACATCGTGGTGCTGCAGCTAGCTTGGGAAGGGGTGCATGCCACTGTCATCTGCCATTTCTATCCTGCTCTGAgttggggtggtgggaggggctggTGTGACTGAGTGCCCCATCCCTGGCCTCACCCTGAGCCCCTTATCTGGTCTCCCTCAATGTTGCTCAGGCACTGAAGGTACACCAGGAGGTGAATTGCCTGACGGATTTCCTGGGTGAGTGTGAGGAGCAACTACAGGCATTGAAGAAGCTTAGGAAGACTGAGAGAGGCCTTCTTTATGGGGTTCCTGTCAGCCTCAAGGACCCCTATGACTGCAAGGTGAGCCGGGAGGTGTACGTTCACATGtgtacatgtctgtgtgtgtgcccatATGCCACTGAGCCTGTGAGCATCTgactgtgtgacattgggcaagctacttaatcAAGGATGCAGAACTAGAGAGTGGCCAGTTAGGATCTGAACCCAGCTCTTGCCCACCATATTCTTCTGCTACTTGTGAGCTCTCCTAAGGGTACAGCGTGCATGTCTGAGGCCATGACAACGTGTGTGAGTGGGAGCAGAGTAAGGAGGAGAGTCTGTCCATTGGATGGTTGCATCCTGGCCCCTATGGGCTGGAGTTAATGTCACTTTCTTGCAGGGCCATGATTCTACATGTGGTCTGACCCAGTTCCTGGAGAAGCCAGCGGCCAAGGATGGGGTCATTGTGCAAGTGCTCAAGGCTCAAGGAGCTATTCCCTTTGTTAAGACCAACATCCCTCAGACACTGTACAGGTCTCTGAAGTGTGTAGGCAGGGGCTGGGTTTGGGGCTGGGCTCAGGACTGACAGCAACACAAAATCCCAATTCAGAGAAGAAGGTGAGGTGGGGGCCAGTCAAGCAGATCTCGAGGATCAAGGTTCTTGGGCAAGTCTTTTctgccctctgagcctcagcttcctcatcttaTAATGTCTGGGTGGACTCCATAGTCTCTACAGGCCCTCAGACTCTGAGGTTCTGAAGAGTTTCATCTCTGTGTTTATCCCAGTTTCTCTCTCTAATTGTTTTTCTtatcccctgttctctctcctctccctcagcaCTTAGTGTACCTACTTTTGTGAGGAAGCTGCTCCCAATTCTGACAGCAGGGCTGTGGGCTCCTGTCCTTAAGTTAGGAGTTGTGGTTGGTGTCCACTCTTGGTCTTTCCTGTGGCAGTAGGCCCTCACCTCAGCTGTAAGGGAGACTGGGAGACTCAGCCCCAGGGAGGAGTTTGGGAGCCAAAGAAGCCCTGGGGTTGATTCCTGGGGGGATCAGTCTCTAAATGGGGGGGTGTCTCCCCAGTTAAACTTTCACCTCCCAGccccttttcttctgcttccctcaGTTTTGATTGCAGCAACCCCATCTATGGACAGACTCTGAACGCTCTGAACTTAAAGAAGACACCAGGGGGCTCCTCAGGGGGTGAGGGAGCCCTGCTGGCAAAAGGAGGTTCCATCCTGGGCATGGGTACTGACACTGCTGGCAGCATCCGCGTACCAGCCAGCTTTTGTGGTATCTGTGGCTTCAGGACCACAGGATACCGCCTCAGGTACTtggtgctggggggcggggggaggggtagacTCAGCCCAGTGTAGGGGAACAGAGGTGTGGGGGGAGTAGTGCCAAGCAGGCCCCTCAACTCTTATTCACTTAGCTCAGTACTAGTGAAAGTGGCTAAAGACAGGAGGGCTCCAAATAACTCCTGCTTCAGCCCCAGATAAACACATCATGTTTGGTACAGGTGGCAGAATAGACCTTCCActcactcattaattcatttgttcattaattgaTTCATCTTtacatctatccatctacctCTCTGTTCCCTTAGTCATTCATTGATCCAACCGTttttccatctatccatcctttgtccattcatccacctATGCAGTCATCATCCCATCAATCAATTTCACTATTCACCCACCATTTAATTTATCTAACAAATATATTGAGTGTTTCTTCCGTCACTGACACTGTACTAGTTATTTGGGCTATATCAGTAAGCAAAAGGACACCTATCTCAGCCCTTGAAAATCATATATacatccttccttccatttgttcatctatccatccatccatccatccatccatccatccatccatttatctccCCATCTATCCAGTCATCTAGCTATCTGTTTATCCATCCATATCTGCCTCTGTTCATTCATCTACGTATCTCAGCCCCACCATGAGAACCTACACTGTGGTGGCCCCTGTACTGGGGACACAGAACACTCTCAGACCCagtccctgtccccctcccccactgctgtgCTCTTAAACATGCAGATGGATTAGTCAGAAAGTGATTGGAGCTCTAAGAGAGTGTCAAAGCTTGTCAGAACTCACAAGATGAAGCTGACATTTTCTTCAGCAGAGATTTATTAAAAGCCTAGACTTTAAACTTTCAGAGGCAGGGCAAGGgaaaggaaggcttcctggaggaggcagaatcTGAGCTTGGTTTTAAAGGATGGACATGCAGGGATGGTGTAGAACCTAGAAGGCTGTAAACTGTGAACAGCCTACTTTGCCTGGAGTAATATGTGTGTGTCGAAGGGCAAGAATGGGGAAGCTGTGAGTTGATACTCCAGAGCCTTGAAGTCAGTCAAAAAGATCAGACTTAATGCTGTGGGCAGCAGGGTCATGGGAGGGTTGAAGCAGCTCATCTTCCTGGGTATTGGGCCCTGGGGGAGTGCTTGGCTGGGTGCTAAGGCCTGGGCACTCAGGCCCTTCCCTTCAAGTGCTGAGGTGGACTCTGGGTGGGGGTTTTGCAGCCTCTCTGGAGTTTCCAGTGCTGTCAAAGGCAAGATATCAGATAAGCTCCTGTCTGTGCTTGTGCCCATACCCATTCAAAGATACACTTGCCAGCCTTCCTCCCAAGGACATTTCACTCAGCCCCTATCTGAGACAGATTAGCCCCACTAATGATAAAGAATGGATCCCACCAGGCCTCCCCTAGTCCAATGAGAAGTGCTTCCTACTATCTAGCTTTAATCTCTCCTACTGGTCTTTAGATGTTTGGCCCCAGATGAGATTCTTCTTTCAGGCATCAGAGCTACTTTGTCTGGTGTGCCAACGCTACCTGTCCTCAACCCCTGGCCCAGGTTGGCCCCAGGGCCCTTTAACCCTGATCACGGTCCTGAGCTCCACCCTCTGAGGCCAGGCAGTGGGGGTCCCCAGAACAGAAAGGGTGAGAGGAATCTGCCTCTTCTGTGTTCAGTGACTACAGTGGCTGGCCCCATGGCCCGGGATGTGGAGAGCCTGGCCCTGTGTCTGCGAGCCCCGCTAAGTGAAGACATGCACCGACTGGACCCTTTTATGCCCTTCAGGGAGGAGGTGAGCTGGGTTGGGGAACAGGccacctctctcttcccccattcCTCATTGACCTGTCTACCATCTGACCATCTTCTGTGGAGACCTCCTTTCCCAGCCCATGGTACAGTGACCAAGAAGCCTCTATACTCAGTCATGTTTACATCCTACCCCTGCTCGACACCAGCTGCTTTGGCCTCTCAGCTACTTGGAGTCATAGCCAATACTGCCCCCAGAGAGGGACTTCATCATCACATAcccaacacacacagacatacactcAGCAGATATGGTTTAGAGAGTCTGGTATCTGGTTAAACGAGGCTGTTAGTCCCCTAGGTAACCTTAGCCAAGTCACATCTCTTCTCTAGGCCCCAGTCTCCTCAGTGGTATAATAAAGAGGTTGCACCTGAAGATTTCTCCAGGCTGGCAGCCTTCATTTATTCAGtagttcattcaacaaaatttattgGTACCTACTATGTTCAGGCTCTTTGTAGTTCATCCTAATATTCACTATATAGAATGGGCATTGTGCTTCTCAAtttatgggtgaggaaactgaggggaaATGAAATAACTTGCCTATGATCACATAGATAGTAACTGGAAGAGGTAAGCTTTGACTCCAGCCCTGTCTGCTCCAGAACCCTTTCCATAGGGAGAGTCTCTGTCTACCATTCATTCAATGTCTACTCATCTGATTCCCTACTCACATCCTAGTATAATTAACCTGTGATCATTTTCTGTCATCTATTATTTGTCTCTACTGATCTTTCCATCTCCATTGTCTCCTGGCTGTTTTTTTTAGCTTAAAGATCTTTGTCTCTATTCATCTACTTACTTAACTGCCCACCCACTCAATTCCAATCATccattctcccacccacccatctatccattcaaccctctgcccacccacccattcaCCATCTCATACATACACCCTCCCACTCATTCATGaatctatctaccatctatctacctatccacTCCATCCACCCAATCATCATGTCCTCATCCATTTGTTCTTCCAGGAGTTTCTCCAGAGGACCTAGAGCCTGCAAAGTATGTAGAGAGTCTCCAGGGAGCTCTTGGGGAGCCTCTGTAGATTCCCCTGGGTTGAAAACAGCTGTGTTCCAAGGTCCCAGCCTACAAGTCTTAAGTCTTAAAGAGGTGTAGTCTCTCCTGAGAGCCCCACCCAGCCCTTCTTGCCCCCAGGTATACTCCAGTAACCAGCGCCTTCGAATTGGCTTCTGTGAAACAGATGGCTTCACCCAGCCATCTCCTAGCATGGCCAGGGCTGTGAGGCTCACCTCCAGGCTGCTCCAGGATGCAGGACATCAGGTAGGCTTGCTTACCCCTGGATGGGGAGGGAAGCCAGACTGGCGAGGAGACTGGGCTGGGCCATTCTTGGAGAGAAAGGAAGTTATATCTGAGTTTGAGCTGCTAACATCACTGTGTTTCCCCTAGGCTTCCTGGAAAAGACTGATGGgtgcaggtgggggcagggtgggcccCACCCTGTGAGGAAGGCATCAAGATTTTGCATCCTCCCCCTTCAGTGGTGGGGACCAGGGATTCATTCCTATAATTCCTATAGATTTGGTTTCTCCATCAAATGGCTGTAAGGAGAACTATG comes from the Acinonyx jubatus isolate Ajub_Pintada_27869175 chromosome C1, VMU_Ajub_asm_v1.0, whole genome shotgun sequence genome and includes:
- the LOC128310979 gene encoding vitamin D3 hydroxylase-associated protein-like yields the protein MSGVAWLFYSMLVLLLLALLGAALFFWQHTPARNKIPRAQRRRVVALQQMEALAKRLRQQEPSLDPKPILELPLETLVQKLQDEELSVESVLCSYLEEALKVHQEVNCLTDFLGECEEQLQALKKLRKTERGLLYGVPVSLKDPYDCKGHDSTCGLTQFLEKPAAKDGVIVQVLKAQGAIPFVKTNIPQTLYSFDCSNPIYGQTLNALNLKKTPGGSSGGEGALLAKGGSILGMGTDTAGSIRVPASFCGICGFRTTGYRLSLSGVSSAVKGKISDKLLSVLVPIPIQRYTCQPSSQGHFTQPLSETD